Below is a genomic region from Xylophilus sp. GW821-FHT01B05.
GCCACCGGCCATTGCGCTGGCCATCGGGGCCTACCTGAATGTGCAGTTCCCAGGCGTGGACCCGAAGTACATCGCCACCGGCGCCTATGTCGTCTTCATCGCGCTGAACTGGGTGGGCGTGGGCATTGCAGCCACCTTCGAGTTGGTGGTGACCCTGCTGGCCATCTTCGAACTGCTGGTGTTCATGGGCGTAGTCGCCCCGGGCTGGTCGCTGGCGAACTTCGTTGCCAACGGTTGGGCTGGCAGCAATGTGTTTGATGGCGCCGCGCTCTCCGGCATCTTTGCCTCGATCCCGTTCGCGATCTGGTTCTTCTTGGCCATCGAGGGCGCGGCCATGGCGGCGGAAGAGGCGCGCGACCCGCAGCGCACCATCCCGCGTGCCTATATCGCCGGCATCCTGACGCTGGTGACCCTGGCCTTTGGCGTGATGCTGATGGCCGGCGGCGTGGGCGACTGGCGCACGCTGGCCAATATCAATGACCCGCTGCCGCAGGCCATGAAGGCGGTGGTGGGCGCCAACAGCGGCTGGCTGCACATGATGGTGTGGATTGGCCTGTTCGGGCTGGTGGCCTCGTTCCACGGCATTCTCATGGGCTATTCGCGGCAGATCTTTGCGCTGGCGCGTGCAGGCTATCTGCCGGGTGCTTTTGCCGCGCTCAGCCCGCGCTTCCAGACGCCGCACCGCGCGCTGCTGGCCGGTGGCGTGGTGGGGATCGCGGCCATCTTCAGCGACCAATGGATCAGCTTTGGCGGCCAGACGCTCACGGCCAACATCGTCACCATGTCGGTGTTTGGTGCCATCGTGATGTACATCATGTCCATGGCCTCGCTGTTCAAGCTGCGCCGCGCCGAGCCCTTCCTGGAGCGCTCCTACCGTGCACCTTTCTACCCGGTGTTCCCGCTCATTGCGCTGCTGCTGGGCGTGGCCTGCCTGGGCGCCATGGTGTGGTTCAACGGCGTGCTGGCGCTGCTGTTCCTGGGGCTGATGGCGCTGGCCTATGTCTACTTTTTGTTGACGGCTGGCCGCCGCGCCCAGGTGCAGCCCGACGAGCTGCTGGCCACGCGCGGCTGACGCAGCATGCCCATCTACCGCACCACCATCGCCGGCCAGGTGTTCGCCTTCGATGACCTGAAGCAGGTCATGGCCATGGCCAGCCCGGCGCGCTCGGGCGACTACCTGGCGGGCGTGGGCGCGGCCACCGCGCAGCAGCGCATGGCGGCGCGCTACGTGCTGGCCGAGCTGCCGCTCAAGACCTTCCTGAACGAAGCGCTGGTTCCGTATGAAGAAGACAACATCACCCGCCTGATCATCGACAGCCACGATGCTGCCGCCTTCGCGCCGGTATCGCATCTGACGGTGGGCGATTTCCGCAACTGGTTGCTGGGCGACGCGGCCACGACCGAGGCGCTGAGCGCCCTGGCGCCGGGCCTGACACCCGAGATGGTGGCGGCGGTGAGCAAGCTCATGCGCAACCAGGACCTGATCGCCGTGGCGCGCAAGTGCCGGGTGGTCACGCGCTTTCGCAACACCATCGGCCTGCCGGGCCACATGGCCGTGCGCCTGCAGCCCAACCACCCAACGGACGACTTGCGCGGCGTGGCCGCCTCCACGCTCGACGGGCTGATGTACGGCGCGGGCGATGCGGTGATCGGCATCAACCCGGTGTCTGACAGCATGCCGGTGCTGGCGGATTTGTCGCGCATGTTCGACGAGCTGATCCAGCGCTTCGAGATTCCGACGCAGAGCTGCGTGCTCACCCATGTCACCAACACCATCCAGTTGATTGAGTCCGGCGTGCCGGTGGATCTGGTGTTCCAGTCCATAGGCGGTACCGAAAAAACCAACCGCTCCTTCGGCGTCACGCCAGAGATACTGGACGAAGCCTGGGCTGCTGCCCGCTCCCTGGGGCGCGGCACGGTGGGCGACAACGTGATGTATTTCGAAACAGGGCAGGGCAGTGCGCTGTCGGCCAATGCCCACCACGGCGTAGACCAGCAGACCTGCGAGGTGCGCGCCTATGCCCTGGCGCGGCGCTACCAGCCGCTGCTGATCAACACCGTGGTCGGCTTCATCGGGCCCGAGTACCTGTATGACGGCAAGCAGATCATCCGTGCCGGCCTGGAAGACCATTGCTGCGGCAAGCTGCTGGGCCTGCCAATTGGCTGCGACGTCTGCTACACCAACCACGCCGAGGCCGACCAGGACGACATGGACACGCTGCTGGTGCTGCTGGGCGCGGCCGGCCTGAGCTTTGTCATTGGCGTGCCGGGCGCGGACGACATCATGCTCAACTACCAGAGCACGTCCTTTCACGACGCGCTGTTTCTGCGCCAGACCCTGGGCCTGCAGCGCGCGCCCGAGTTCGAGGCCTGGCTGCAGCGCATGCAGATCACCGGAGCCGGCGGGCGCCTGCTGCCGCCCAGCGCCGGGCACCGCTTGCTGGCGGGCATGGGCGAGGTGCTGCGATGAGCCAGGACAACACCGGCCTGATTGCCACCCCGTGGACCGAATGGCGCAGCGCCACGCCGGCGCGCATCGCGCTGGGCCGCGCCGGCGTGGCCACGCCCACGGACGAGTCGCTGCGCTTTGGCTGGGCCCATGCCATGGCACGCGACGCCATCCATGCGCCGCTCAACGTCGATCTGCTGGAGGTCGGCCTGCGCCTGGCCGGCTGGGAGGTGCTGCGCGCCCGCAGCCGGGCGCCCGACCGCACCACCTATTTGCGCCGGCCGGACCTGGGGCGGCAACTGCACGAAGACGATGCGCAGCAACTGCGCGCCCAGGCATCCCAATTGCCCGGCAAGCCCGAGCTGTGCCTGGTGATTGGCGATGGCCTGTCTTCGCTTGCCGTGCAGCGCCATGCGCTGCCCTTGCTGGAGGCGCTGCGCGCGCAATGGCCTGTCGCCGGCGCGCAGACGCCGGTGGTGATCGTCACCCAGGCCCGTGTGGCCGTGGCCGACGAGGTGGGCGAGATCCTGGGCGCCGGCATGTCCACCATGCTGATCGGCGAGCGCCCGGGGCTCAGCTCGCCCGACAGCCTGGGCCTGTACCTGACGCACGGCCCACGACGTGGCCGCCACGACGCCGAGCGCAACTGCATCTCCAATGTGCGGCCCGAGGGGCTGTCTTATCTCTCGGCTGCGCGCAAGCTGGCCTGGCTGCTGCGCCAGTCTCAGCGCCTGGGCCTGAGCGGCGTCGCACTCAAGGACGAGAGCGATGCCGTGCTGCCCCTGATCCCTGCTTCCGTCCCCACTCTGTCCTGAATGCCTGACATGCGCTCCTTGCCTCTTCACCGCCTTCTTCCTTTGGCACTGGCCGCCGTACTGGCCGCTGGCTGCAGCACGGCGCCGACCGCCGTCGCGCCGACCCAAGCCGCAGCCCAGCCGTTGGCGGCGGGCCGCTGGGATGCCTTCAACCGCCAGCAGCTCGACGCCATGATTGCGCGGCTGGGCAAGGGCAGCGCGGGCTATGACGCAGCACGGCCGCCCTATGCGGTGTTTGACTGGGACAACACCAGCATCTTCCTGGACATCGAGGAAGCCACGCTGATCTACCAGCTGGAGAACCTGCGCTTTGGCGCAACGCCGGCCCAGTTGGAAGTGGCCTTGCGCCGCAACATCCCGCGCACGCCTTTCCTGCCGGCCTACAACAATGCGGCGGGCCAGCCAGTCAGCATCGACAGCATCGCGCCCGACATCGTCGCCAGCTACAGCTGGCTCTATCAGCACTACAGCGGCCTGCGCGGCACGCAGTCGCTGGCCGAGGTGCAGAAGAGCCCGCACTACGCGGCCTTCATCACCAAACTGCGTTACCTGTACGAGGCCATTGGCGACACCTTCGACCACGACACCGCCTACCCCTGGGTCACCTACCTGTTCGCCGGCATGACCGAGCCACAGGTGCGCCAGCTCACCGCCGACACCGCAGCCTGGCAACTGGGCCAACCGGTTGAGAAAGTGAAGTGGACCACCCCGGCCGCGCTGCCCGGCCAGGCCGGCGTGGTCTCGGTCAGCTGGAAGAACGGCTTGCGCCTGGTGCCTGAGATGCAAGACCTCTATGCGCGGCTGCGCGGTGCGGGCTTTGACATCTGGGTGTGCTCGGCGTCGTTCGTCGATGTGGTGCGCGAGATCGCCTCCAACC
It encodes:
- the eat gene encoding ethanolamine permease, yielding MTTPRSAPAHLQKVLGPFRLWGIAVGLVISGEYFGWSYGWATAGTLGFLVATVLVATMYTTFIFSFTELSTAIPHAGGPFAYARRAFGPTGGFIAGFATLVEFVFAPPAIALAIGAYLNVQFPGVDPKYIATGAYVVFIALNWVGVGIAATFELVVTLLAIFELLVFMGVVAPGWSLANFVANGWAGSNVFDGAALSGIFASIPFAIWFFLAIEGAAMAAEEARDPQRTIPRAYIAGILTLVTLAFGVMLMAGGVGDWRTLANINDPLPQAMKAVVGANSGWLHMMVWIGLFGLVASFHGILMGYSRQIFALARAGYLPGAFAALSPRFQTPHRALLAGGVVGIAAIFSDQWISFGGQTLTANIVTMSVFGAIVMYIMSMASLFKLRRAEPFLERSYRAPFYPVFPLIALLLGVACLGAMVWFNGVLALLFLGLMALAYVYFLLTAGRRAQVQPDELLATRG
- a CDS encoding ethanolamine ammonia-lyase subunit EutB, with translation MPIYRTTIAGQVFAFDDLKQVMAMASPARSGDYLAGVGAATAQQRMAARYVLAELPLKTFLNEALVPYEEDNITRLIIDSHDAAAFAPVSHLTVGDFRNWLLGDAATTEALSALAPGLTPEMVAAVSKLMRNQDLIAVARKCRVVTRFRNTIGLPGHMAVRLQPNHPTDDLRGVAASTLDGLMYGAGDAVIGINPVSDSMPVLADLSRMFDELIQRFEIPTQSCVLTHVTNTIQLIESGVPVDLVFQSIGGTEKTNRSFGVTPEILDEAWAAARSLGRGTVGDNVMYFETGQGSALSANAHHGVDQQTCEVRAYALARRYQPLLINTVVGFIGPEYLYDGKQIIRAGLEDHCCGKLLGLPIGCDVCYTNHAEADQDDMDTLLVLLGAAGLSFVIGVPGADDIMLNYQSTSFHDALFLRQTLGLQRAPEFEAWLQRMQITGAGGRLLPPSAGHRLLAGMGEVLR
- the eutC gene encoding ethanolamine ammonia-lyase subunit EutC is translated as MSQDNTGLIATPWTEWRSATPARIALGRAGVATPTDESLRFGWAHAMARDAIHAPLNVDLLEVGLRLAGWEVLRARSRAPDRTTYLRRPDLGRQLHEDDAQQLRAQASQLPGKPELCLVIGDGLSSLAVQRHALPLLEALRAQWPVAGAQTPVVIVTQARVAVADEVGEILGAGMSTMLIGERPGLSSPDSLGLYLTHGPRRGRHDAERNCISNVRPEGLSYLSAARKLAWLLRQSQRLGLSGVALKDESDAVLPLIPASVPTLS
- a CDS encoding HAD family hydrolase codes for the protein MRSLPLHRLLPLALAAVLAAGCSTAPTAVAPTQAAAQPLAAGRWDAFNRQQLDAMIARLGKGSAGYDAARPPYAVFDWDNTSIFLDIEEATLIYQLENLRFGATPAQLEVALRRNIPRTPFLPAYNNAAGQPVSIDSIAPDIVASYSWLYQHYSGLRGTQSLAEVQKSPHYAAFITKLRYLYEAIGDTFDHDTAYPWVTYLFAGMTEPQVRQLTADTAAWQLGQPVEKVKWTTPAALPGQAGVVSVSWKNGLRLVPEMQDLYARLRGAGFDIWVCSASFVDVVREIASNPAFGYGVQADHVIAMELERDAAGAIQPDYRHGYDQTQGPGKTKNIQRFLVSRYGYGPAFVAGDSEGDQNMMADFPETQKVLIINRLRDPKTAIGQFSAQAVRDYGKPATRYLLQGRDDNTGLFVPSQLHLPLGAAAGRALK